GTggagaatattttttaaacaagacaaaaaaaaataatgcgATCTAAACAAGTATAATAGCAAGCATACTTTAGATAAAGGTCAAAGACGAAAACAAGCTCAAAATCAAACGGTGACTTTTTGATCTTATATGAGTTCCATCCTTAAAACGATTTCTACGATCAGATCTTACGGAACGAACAACAAAGAGGTCGATAGATTGGTATCataataatcaaaacaaaaggTGAGAATTGGTCTtctaaacattaaaaaaaaaaaaagctaaaaacTAGGCAGATCCAATACAAAATAACAATCTACGAAAACAGTAGGAGCATCATAAGAGACTGACTAACCTTGTTGGAGGATGGGATGGGGACGAGAGGATGAGAGAGCTCTGAGAGAAAATAGGTGCAAGGAGGCGTTAGACCACTCGATGCCTGAATATATAGTCAGTAAACGAGATGCCTATGGTATATGCTTATTCTCTTCCCTAGGGTTTTCGCTCTTTTTTCGTTAGCCTTATTGGCCCAATAGGTTTGTAGCCCAATAGCCTTCGGCACgatagtttaaatttttgtttattacaaGCAAAATAAAGCCCATTTTTTGCGTGGACGATGGTGTTTGTGTATCGATTTATATTAAGACGATTCAATTCTGCGAACACTTTaccaaggtttttttttttttttttttttttttttttggtaatcatgtcAAATTTCATACCATTTTCAAGAGTTTACACGTTGCATTAGCAACTTATTGAGCTTAACAAACAACACACACAACCCCAACagagcaaaaaagaaaaaaaagagaaaaacaaaagattacAACAACGGTAAAGAAGGAGGAGTCAAGGAGGCCTTGTGCAGGCGAAGAAGACTTGCAGGAGAGAAGGCTGGAGACTCTGCGACGGTTTGACGGAGAGCAACCGGTCTCTGATTTGACGATCCACAGCTGCTCGGACAGTTTGAGCAGGAAGGGACTGACCTGTAAAGATTCTCGAGTTCCTCTCTTTCCATATAAGATAAATGGAAGATTGGAACATGAGCTTTATGATGCATCGCTCTTGAGGCGAGGAAGATCTCGAGCAATTTATCCAAGCTGCAGCTGAATGAATGTCCGGTGGCGGGTTAGACCAGACTTTTCGTGCATAATAATTCCAGACAGATGCAGAGTACGAACACTCAAAGAACAGATGGTGATGAGTCTCTGGTGCTGCAGAACACAAAACACACTCCTCTGGCACAGTCATACCCCATCTCCTTAACCTGTCTCTTGTTGGTAGGCGGCGAAGCAACGCAAGCCAAGAGATGAAGGAGTTCCTAGGTATGTGCTCTTTAAACCAAATGACCTTGTGCCAAGGCTGGATCAGTGTTGAAACTCTTATACACTCCCAAGTAACTCTAGAAGAGAAAGAGGTTCCATACGATCCATTAGCTTGAATCCATAGGAATTGATCCTCACCTGCCTCTTGAGATGGAGGTTGCAGCGTGGTGAGAGTGATTTGCAGTGTTTCTGCTTGAGGCGATCTAGCCGATGGTAAGAACCAGTCCCCATTTAAAACTGCATCAGCAACCAATGAAGGAAGCCTCAGCCGAAGCTGTCTAGGTCCCGTGTGTCCCACAAAATCTATTAGTGGACCCAGGTCACTCCAGGAATCAAACCAGAACATTGCATTAAGGCCATTTCCCACTCTGCATTTCATAAAATCCACCAGCATGCTTTTTATTTCAATCATACTTCTCATTGCTTTAGACAACCTTGGTGAATCCTCCATTAACCAGAAGTGTTTCCTATGAAAGACATTAGATCTCAACCAAGTATTCCATAAAGAATCAGATTCGTAAAGAAATTCCAGACATGCTTCAGACGGAATACCAACTCAAAATCCTCCAGCAACCGAATTCCCAGACCACCTTCTTTCTTCGGCTTGCAGATGTCTTTCCAGGCAACTCTGGCACCTCGAGAGGAGCCTGATTTGTTTTTCCATAAGAATCCAGCACACAGCGAGTCTACTTTTTCATAGAAGCTTTTAGGTAGAACAAATACAACACTCCAGAAATTAACTTTTCCATAAATGACTGATGCGATCATCCTGATTTTCCCAGCGAACGATAGAAATTTGGTTGTCCATGAGTGCAGGGTTGCCGTGATCTGTTCAATGAAAGGCTGCAGAGTAGCATTTGTTATGCGTCCATGCTTGAGAGGAAGGCCAAGATATCTTGTTGGGAACACTCCTTGCTTGATTCCCACTATATCGGTTAAAACTGATCTTTCTATCTCTTGATATCCTCCAAAAAACAGTTCTGACTTTGCTGGATTCATGTCTAGTCCACTGTATGTCTTGAACTCAGACATGATCGTCATGATACCAGATAAAGAGTGTCGTGATCCATCTGAAAAGACTAAGAAGTCATCAGCAAACAGCAAATGGGATACTAACGGTTCAGAGCATCTTGGGTGGACTCTAAATCGCCCTTGTTCAATACCACGTTCAAGCATTCTTGAGAGAGCTTCCATAGCCATAATGAACAGGTAGGGAGATATAGAGTCTCCTTGCCTTAGTCCCTTTTTGCTTCCGAAAAAACCCGCCAACTCTCCATTTACAGCAACTGAGAAACGAGGAGTGGATATGCATTCACGGATCCAAGTTCTGAAAAGCGGAGGAAATCCCTGAACTTCCAGAATCAGACAAATAAACTCCCATGAGACGATATCAAATGCTTTCCTGATATCAATCTTTAGCATTGAACTTCTTGAGCAAGATGCTTTTTCATAATCCA
The Raphanus sativus cultivar WK10039 chromosome 1, ASM80110v3, whole genome shotgun sequence DNA segment above includes these coding regions:
- the LOC108849997 gene encoding uncharacterized protein LOC108849997, producing the protein MEDSPRLSKAMRSMIEIKSMLVDFMKCRVGNGLNAMFWFDSWSDLGPLIDFVGHTGPRQLRLRLPSLVADAVLNGDWFLPSARSPQAETLQITLTTLQPPSQEAGEDQFLWIQANGSYGTSFSSRVTWECIRVSTLIQPWHKVIWFKEHIPRNSFISWLALLRRLPTRDRLRRWGMTVPEECVLCSAAPETHHHLFFECSYSASVWNYYARKVWSNPPPDIHSAAAWINCSRSSSPQERCIIKLMFQSSIYLIWKERNSRIFTGQSLPAQTVRAAVDRQIRDRLLSVKPSQSLQPSLLQVFFACTRPP